A genomic stretch from Physeter macrocephalus isolate SW-GA chromosome 12, ASM283717v5, whole genome shotgun sequence includes:
- the LRATD1 gene encoding protein LRATD1 codes for MGNQLDRITHLSYSELPTGDPSGIEKDELRVGVAYFFSDEEEDLDERGQPDKFGVKASPGRAPCPESPSRRRHHHLLHQLVLNETHFSAFRGQECIFSKMSGGPQGADLSVYAVTALPALCEPGDLLELLCLQPAPEPPAPAPHWAVYVGGGQIIHLHQGEIRQDSLYEAGAANVGRVVNSWYRYRPLVAELVVQNACGHLGLKSEEICWTNSESFAAWCRFGKREFKAGGEVPAGTQTPQQQYYLKVHLGENKVHTARFHSLEDLIREKRRIDASGRLRVLQELADLVDDKE; via the coding sequence ATGGGCAACCAACTGGACCGCATCACCCACCTTAGCTACAGCGAGTTGCCCACCGGGGACCCGTCGGGGATCGAGAAGGACGAGCTGCGGGTCGGGGTCGCCTACTTCTTCTCGGATGAGGAGGAGGACCTGGACGAACGAGGCCAGCCCGACAAGTTTGGCGTGAAGGCCTCCCCGGGCCGCGCTCCCTGCCCGGAGAGCCCTAGCCGTCGCCGCCACCACCACCTGCTGCACCAGCTGGTCCTCAACGAAACTCACTTCTCCGCCTTTCGGGGCCAGGAATGCATCTTTTCCAAAATGAGCGGCGGCCCTCAGGGCGCCGACCTGAGCGTCTACGCGGTCACGGCGCTGCCCGCGCTCTGCGAGCCCGGCGACCTGCTGGAGCTGCTGTGCCTGCAGCCCGCGCCAGAGCCGCCCGCGCCCGCCCCGCACTGGGCCGTCTACGTGGGTGGCGGGCAGATCATCCACCTGCACCAAGGCGAGATCCGCCAGGACAGCCTGTACGAGGCGGGCGCGGCCAACGTGGGCCGGGTGGTGAATAGCTGGTACCGCTACCGCCCGCTGGTGGCCGAGCTGGTGGTGCAGAACGCCTGCGGCCACCTGGGCCTCAAGAGCGAGGAGATCTGCTGGACGAACTCGGAGAGCTTCGCCGCTTGGTGCCGCTTCGGCAAGCGGGAGTTCAAGGCGGGAGGGGAGGTGCCGGCCGGCACGCAGACCCCGCAGCAGCAGTACTATCTCAAGGTGCACCTGGGTGAGAACAAGGTGCACACGGCCAGGTTTCACAGCCTGGAAGACCTCATCCGCGAGAAGCGCCGCATCGACGCCAGCGGCCGCCTGCGTGTGCTCCAGGAGCTCGCCGACCTTGTGGACGACAAGGAGTAG